A single Limanda limanda chromosome 19, fLimLim1.1, whole genome shotgun sequence DNA region contains:
- the polr2k gene encoding DNA-directed RNA polymerases I, II, and III subunit RPABC4, whose amino-acid sequence METPKDVQPPKQQPMIYICGECHTENEIKARDPIRCRECGYRIMYKKRTKRLVVFDAR is encoded by the exons ATGGAGACACCGAAAGATGTGCAACCACCCAAGCAGCAGCCTATGATCTACATATGTGGAG AGTGTCACACTGAAAATGAAATTAAGGCCCGTGATCCAATCCGATGCAGAGAGTGCGGTTACAGGATCATGTAcaagaagaggacaaagagat TGGTTGTGTTCGATGCCAGATGA
- the stk3 gene encoding serine/threonine-protein kinase 3, giving the protein METAAPKSKLKKLSEDSLTKQPEEVFDVLEKLGEGSYGSVFKAIHKESGQVVAIKQVPVESDLQEIIKEISIMQQCDSPYVVKYYGSYFKNTDLWIVMEYCGAGSVSDIIRLRNKTLTEEEIATILKSTLKGLEYLHFMRKIHRDIKAGNILLNTEGHAKLADFGVAGQLTDTMAKRNTVIGTPFWMAPEVIQEIGYNCVADIWSLGITSIEMAEGKPPYADIHPMRAIFMIPTNPPPTFRKPELWSDEFTDFVKKCLVKNPEQRATATQLLQHQFINQAKPVSILRELITESMEMKAKRQQEQQRELEEEDDNSEEETEVDSHTMVKSGTEGAGTMRATSTMSDGAQTMIEHSSTMLESDLGTMVINSDDEDEEEDQGSMRRHPTSQQPMRPSFMDYFDKQDSNKAAQQQENYNHNQPQEQPGYHIQSKNVFPDNWKVPQDGDFDFLKNLDFEELQMRLGALDPMMEREIEELRQRYTAKRQPILDAMDAKKRRQQNF; this is encoded by the exons ATGGAGACCGCGGCGCCAAAAAG CAAGCTGAAAAAGCTGAGTGAAGACAGCCTGACCAAACAACCGGAGGAAGTGTTCGATGTTCTAGAGAAACTTGGAGAAGG TTCCTATGGCAGCGTGTTCAAAGCCATTCATAAGGAGTCAGGCCAGGTCGTGGCCATTAAGCAGGTTCCCGTGGAGTCTGATCTGCAGGAGATCATCAAGGAGATTTCCATCATGCAGCAGTGTGACAG TCCCTATGTGGTGAAATACTATGGAAGCTACTTCAAGAACACAGACCTGTGGATTGTCATGGAGTACTGTGGAGCTGGCTCTGTCTCTGACATCATCAGACTGCGCAACAAGACG ctgacagaggaggagattgCCACCATCCTGAAGTCCACTCTGAAGGGTCTTGAATATCTCCACTTCATGAGAAAGATCCACCGGGACATCAAGGCAGGAAACATCCTTCTTAACACGGAGGGACATGCCAAACTGGCAGATTTTGGAGTAGCTGGACAGCTAACG GACACCATGGCAAAGAGAAACACTGTGATTGGTACTCCGTTCTGGATGGCACCAGAGGTGATCCAGGAAATTGGCTACAACTGTGTGGCTGACATATGGTCCCTGGGTATCACTTCTATAGAGATGGCAGAAGGAAAACCTCCCTATGCCGACATCCATCCCATGAGA GCCATCTTCATGATCCCCACCAACCCTCCTCCAACATTCAGAAAGCCTGAGCTTTGGTCAGACGAGTTCACAGACTTTGTCAAGAAGTGTCTGGTCAAGAATCCAGAGCAGAGAGCGACTGCAACCCAGCTCCTACAG CACCAGTTCATCAACCAGGCCAAGCCAGTGTCAATTTTGAGAGAACTGATAACTGAATCCATGGAGATGAAAGCCAAACGgcagcaagagcagcagagagagctggaggaggaagatgacaaCTCT gaggaggagactgagGTGGACTCTCACACTATGGTGAAGTCGGGCACAGAAGGTGCAGGGACCATGCGGGCCACCAGCACCATGAGTGACGGAGCACAGACCATGATCGAACACAGCAGCACCATGCTGGAGTCAGACCTGGGCACTATGGTCATCAACAgcgatgatgaagatgaggaggaagaccaGGGATCCATGAGGA GGCACCCCACCTCCCAGCAGCCCATGCGTCCATCCTTCATGGACTACTTTGACAAGCAGGACTCCAACAAGGCAGCCCAGCAGCAGGAgaactacaaccacaaccagcCGCAGGAGCAGCCTGGCTACCACATTCAGTCCAAAAACGTCTTCCCTGACAACTGGAAGGTGCCTCAGGATGGAGACTTTGACTTT TTAAAGAACCTGGACTTCGAGGAGCTCCAGATGCGTCTGGGTGCCTTGGACCCCATGATGGAGCGGGAGATTGAGGAGCTCAGACAGCGCTACACGGCCAAGAGGCAGCCCATCCTCGATGCAATGGATGCAAAGAAGAGACGGCAACAGAACTTCTAA
- the rida gene encoding 2-iminobutanoate/2-iminopropanoate deaminase isoform X1: MASLRREIPYTPTAPIRQGIYSQAVVADRTVYISGQLGMDVASGQLVDGGVQAQTKQALINMGEILKAAGCGYTNVVKTTVLLADINDFNSVNEVYKTFFSSNFPARAAYQVAALPRGGLVEIEAVAVVGPLSDS, encoded by the exons ATGGCCTCCCTCCGTCGAGAAATTCCTTACACACCTACAGCTCCCATCAGACAGGGAATATACAG tcaggcGGTGGTTGCGGACAGAACCGTGTACATCTCCGGTCAGCTGGGGATGGACGTGGCCTCAGGTCAGCTGGTGGATGGAGGAGTCCAGGCTCAGACCAAGCAG gCTCTTATCAATATGGGGGAGATCCTTAAAGCTGCTGGTTGTGGCTACACCAACG TGGTGAAGACGACTGTGCTGCTCGCTGACATTAATGACTTCAACAGCGTCAATGAGGTCTACAAGACAT TTTTCAGCAGTAACTTTCCAGCCAGAGCTGCTTACCAAGTCGCTGCTCTCCCCAGA GGTGGACTGGTGGAAATCGAGGCGGTGGCTGTGGTCGGTCCTCTCTCAGACTCCTGA
- the rida gene encoding 2-iminobutanoate/2-iminopropanoate deaminase isoform X2, whose amino-acid sequence MSALVRKMINTASAPAAIGPYSQAVVADRTVYISGQLGMDVASGQLVDGGVQAQTKQALINMGEILKAAGCGYTNVVKTTVLLADINDFNSVNEVYKTFFSSNFPARAAYQVAALPRGGLVEIEAVAVVGPLSDS is encoded by the exons ATGTCTGCGCTCGTTAGAAAGATGATCAACACCGCATCGGCCCCGGCAGCCATCGGCCCCTACAG tcaggcGGTGGTTGCGGACAGAACCGTGTACATCTCCGGTCAGCTGGGGATGGACGTGGCCTCAGGTCAGCTGGTGGATGGAGGAGTCCAGGCTCAGACCAAGCAG gCTCTTATCAATATGGGGGAGATCCTTAAAGCTGCTGGTTGTGGCTACACCAACG TGGTGAAGACGACTGTGCTGCTCGCTGACATTAATGACTTCAACAGCGTCAATGAGGTCTACAAGACAT TTTTCAGCAGTAACTTTCCAGCCAGAGCTGCTTACCAAGTCGCTGCTCTCCCCAGA GGTGGACTGGTGGAAATCGAGGCGGTGGCTGTGGTCGGTCCTCTCTCAGACTCCTGA
- the rpl30 gene encoding 60S ribosomal protein L30, with protein sequence MVAAKKTKKSMESINSRLQLVMKSGKYVLGYKQSQKMIRQGKAKLVILANNCPALRKSEVEYYAMLAKTGVHHYSGNNIELGTACGKYFRVCTLAIIDPGDSDIIRSMPDQQQPPQ encoded by the exons ATGGTGGCCGCAAAGAAGACG AAAAAGTCCATGGAGTCCATCAACTCTCGTCTCCAGCTGGTGATGAAGAGTGGCAAGTACGTGCTGGGCTACAAGCAGTCCCAGAAGATGATCCGACAGGGCAAAGCCAAGCTGGTCATCCTGGCCAACAACTGCCCGGCCCTCAG GAAATCTGAGGTTGAGTACTACGCCATGTTGGCCAAGACCGGTGTCCACCACTACAGTGGAAACAACATTGAGCTTGGTACAGCCTGTGGTAAATACTTCAGGGTGTGCACACTGGCCATCATTGATCCTG GCGATTCTGACATCATCAGGAGCATGCCAGATCAGCAGCAGCCACCTCAGTAG